One Nostoc punctiforme PCC 73102 DNA window includes the following coding sequences:
- a CDS encoding ABC transporter ATP-binding protein encodes MTEPLIELKGVSKSFGSHKVLDNVDLTIYRGEALGIIGPSGTGKSTILRVMAGLLAPDEGEIYVQGVRRDGLIEDAGQPVGIGMVFQQAALFDSLTVEENVGFLLYQNSKLPRSRIRDLVKEKLEMVGLPSISDLYPAELSGGMRKRVSFARAIMSNPDNPSEGPEVLLYDEPTAGLDPIASTVIEDLIRYLQCLNGVCSTYAVVTHQDSTIRRTADRLIFLYEGRVQWQGTVSEIYNTENPLIKQFMSGSVQGPIQVVG; translated from the coding sequence ATGACTGAACCATTGATTGAACTAAAAGGTGTTTCTAAGTCCTTTGGTAGCCATAAAGTTCTAGATAATGTAGACTTAACCATCTACCGGGGAGAAGCACTAGGGATTATTGGGCCATCAGGGACTGGTAAATCAACAATTCTACGGGTGATGGCGGGGTTACTTGCTCCTGATGAAGGAGAAATTTATGTTCAAGGAGTACGGCGGGACGGTTTGATTGAGGATGCTGGACAGCCAGTTGGCATTGGCATGGTGTTTCAACAGGCGGCGCTATTTGATTCGCTGACGGTGGAGGAGAATGTGGGATTTTTACTTTATCAAAATTCAAAGTTGCCGCGATCGCGCATTCGAGATTTGGTAAAAGAAAAATTGGAGATGGTCGGTTTGCCATCAATAAGCGACCTTTACCCAGCCGAACTTTCCGGGGGAATGCGAAAACGGGTAAGTTTTGCCCGTGCAATCATGTCTAACCCCGATAATCCCTCAGAAGGACCAGAAGTTCTGTTATACGATGAACCAACAGCCGGACTCGATCCTATTGCCTCAACTGTAATCGAAGATTTAATCCGCTATTTGCAATGTTTGAATGGAGTTTGTAGTACATACGCTGTTGTTACTCACCAAGACAGCACTATTCGCCGTACAGCTGATAGACTTATATTTCTCTATGAAGGGAGAGTGCAGTGGCAGGGTACAGTTAGTGAGATATACAACACAGAAAATCCCTTGATCAAACAATTTATGAGTGGAAGCGTGCAAGGGCCGATTCAAGTCGTCGGTTAA
- a CDS encoding low specificity L-threonine aldolase, whose amino-acid sequence MSSNLEQFASDNSSGICPEALEYMIRANQGSVPAYGNDEWTQKATDYFRELFEIDCEVFFTFNGTAANSLSLAALCQSYHSVICHETSHIETDECGAPEFASNGSKLLLAQGKNGKLTPESIEAIVTRRTDIHYPKPKVISITQSTELGTLYSIEELLKIKGVAKKYNLKIHMDGARFANAVAAMNKSPAEITWKTGVDVLCFCGTKNGMALGEAILFFNKELAEDFDYRCKQAGQLASKMRFISAPWLGLLETGAWLKNARHANQCAEYLENQLLNIEGVDLMFPREANAVFVKLPEQVIHTLKANNWQFYTFIGVGGVRFMCSWNTTQSRIDELIDDIKKAIIAI is encoded by the coding sequence ATGAGTAGCAACTTAGAACAGTTTGCAAGTGATAATTCTTCTGGTATTTGCCCAGAAGCGCTGGAATATATGATTAGAGCAAATCAAGGTAGTGTTCCAGCTTATGGGAATGATGAATGGACTCAAAAAGCAACAGATTATTTTCGGGAACTCTTCGAAATTGATTGTGAAGTATTTTTCACCTTTAATGGTACAGCCGCAAATTCTTTATCTTTAGCTGCCCTTTGCCAGTCATATCACAGCGTAATTTGCCATGAAACATCTCACATAGAAACAGATGAATGTGGCGCACCTGAATTTGCATCTAATGGTTCTAAACTTTTACTTGCCCAAGGGAAAAATGGCAAGTTAACACCAGAATCTATAGAGGCAATTGTCACTAGACGCACTGATATTCATTATCCCAAGCCTAAAGTTATTAGTATTACCCAATCAACTGAATTAGGAACTTTATATTCTATTGAAGAACTTCTAAAAATTAAAGGAGTAGCGAAAAAGTATAATTTAAAAATTCACATGGATGGCGCTCGTTTTGCAAATGCAGTTGCCGCTATGAATAAAAGCCCTGCTGAAATTACTTGGAAAACTGGAGTAGATGTATTATGCTTTTGTGGTACTAAGAATGGAATGGCATTAGGTGAAGCAATTCTTTTCTTCAACAAAGAGTTAGCAGAAGACTTTGATTATCGATGCAAGCAAGCAGGTCAGTTAGCGTCAAAAATGCGGTTTATTTCTGCTCCTTGGTTGGGTTTATTAGAAACGGGTGCTTGGCTAAAAAATGCTAGACATGCTAATCAATGTGCTGAATATTTAGAAAATCAACTCTTAAATATAGAAGGCGTTGACTTGATGTTTCCCAGAGAAGCCAACGCCGTATTTGTGAAATTACCTGAACAAGTCATTCACACCTTAAAAGCAAATAACTGGCAGTTTTATACATTTATCGGTGTGGGAGGAGTACGTTTTATGTGTTCTTGGAACACAACACAATCTAGGATTGATGAACTGATTGATGATATTAAAAAAGCAATCATAGCTATCTGA
- a CDS encoding thermonuclease family protein encodes MMELLELMLVLATVVGVTDGNTILVKDNAGQTIPVKLACINAPKAVGQVYTLAATQRLKQLLPPKTPVVIRSIEKLENGRTVGEVFVDNRSVNLLLVESGNAVVDRESLQNCYESKTQYLIAEANAKNKHLGLWQQSKMQLKFHSK; translated from the coding sequence ATGATGGAATTACTTGAACTAATGTTGGTGCTAGCTACAGTAGTTGGTGTTACAGACGGAAACACAATTTTAGTTAAAGATAATGCCGGACAAACAATTCCAGTCAAGCTAGCGTGTATTAATGCACCAAAGGCGGTTGGACAAGTGTATACTTTAGCAGCGACACAAAGGTTAAAACAGCTACTACCGCCTAAAACCCCTGTTGTGATTAGAAGTATAGAAAAACTCGAAAATGGTCGGACAGTTGGTGAAGTGTTTGTGGATAATCGGTCAGTAAATCTCCTTTTGGTAGAGTCAGGTAATGCTGTCGTTGACAGAGAATCTTTACAAAATTGCTATGAAAGCAAAACCCAATATTTAATTGCAGAAGCTAATGCTAAAAATAAGCATCTGGGATTGTGGCAGCAATCAAAGATGCAACTAAAGTTTCATAGCAAGTAA
- a CDS encoding HD domain-containing protein, with translation MEKYQLSPKSWSQEIYIKALKKAAYAHQGQKMAGSEIPYLMHLNLVSMEVIAAISVETEHDGNLAIQCAILHDTIEDTNTTFEEIRTEFGESVANGVLALTKDENLAKHLRMADSLQRIKKQPQEIWMVKLADRITNLQAPPHYWTQDKIIRYREEGIQIYEALRDASPFLASRLAKLIEDYKAFIK, from the coding sequence ATGGAAAAATATCAACTCAGCCCAAAAAGCTGGTCTCAAGAAATTTACATTAAAGCCTTAAAGAAAGCAGCATACGCACATCAAGGTCAGAAAATGGCAGGTTCAGAAATACCTTACCTTATGCACTTGAATCTTGTGAGTATGGAAGTAATTGCAGCCATAAGTGTGGAAACAGAGCATGATGGGAATCTTGCTATTCAATGTGCTATTTTGCATGACACAATCGAGGATACTAATACAACGTTTGAGGAAATCAGAACCGAATTTGGTGAATCAGTAGCTAATGGTGTACTTGCACTGACTAAAGATGAAAATTTAGCAAAACATCTCCGAATGGCAGATAGTTTACAAAGGATAAAGAAGCAACCACAAGAAATATGGATGGTGAAACTAGCAGATAGAATCACCAATCTCCAAGCACCACCACATTATTGGACTCAAGACAAAATTATTCGATATCGAGAAGAAGGTATTCAGATTTATGAAGCTTTGCGGGATGCAAGTCCATTTCTTGCTTCCCGCTTGGCAAAGTTAATTGAAGATTACAAAGCATTTATCAAGTAA
- a CDS encoding GAF domain-containing sensor histidine kinase — protein sequence MSKTSNDEILLHNQTWQRERQIIIRLSSLNYRTGELGSYLHNIACGVSELIGVDWTVVTFCQEGFETVLASSLEMGDGEHVYSLHGLLTGTVIQMGHSLAVKDAQKYPEYGQAPEGYCAYLGIPLRTAENKVIGTICSFNHQPRDFTKEDIQIVELFAERAATAIDNYHLYQQQCKFNHILEAEVEKRTAELQATQAKLLEQERLAAIGEFAAMIVHEIRNPLTTMIMGLKYFQKTILTESAQERLALALTESSRLERLLSEILLYAKPQVLQLCELDVNELIHELLVYIHEMPEALERKIEFFPVLPTVKVLGDKDKLKQVFINILRNACEAVAPGDIVKCKVDCSHINKVYINVHNGGEPIPSEFISKLSQPFFSTKPCGTGLGLAITKRILNAHNGELSICSDLLTGTTVSVQLPVVSF from the coding sequence ATGAGCAAAACTAGTAATGACGAAATATTGTTGCACAACCAAACTTGGCAACGTGAGCGACAAATCATAATCCGTTTGTCTTCTTTAAACTATCGAACTGGTGAACTAGGTAGCTATTTGCATAATATTGCCTGTGGAGTCAGCGAACTTATTGGAGTTGATTGGACAGTTGTTACTTTTTGCCAAGAGGGGTTTGAAACTGTTCTAGCCAGTAGTCTCGAAATGGGTGATGGTGAACATGTTTATTCACTACATGGTTTACTGACTGGTACTGTTATTCAAATGGGTCATTCATTAGCCGTGAAAGATGCTCAAAAATACCCAGAATATGGACAAGCTCCAGAAGGTTATTGTGCATATTTAGGGATACCATTGCGAACTGCTGAAAACAAGGTAATTGGCACTATATGTTCTTTTAATCACCAACCGCGTGATTTTACAAAAGAAGATATCCAAATTGTGGAATTGTTTGCTGAACGAGCCGCAACAGCAATTGACAACTATCATCTTTATCAACAACAGTGCAAATTTAATCATATTTTAGAAGCTGAGGTAGAAAAACGCACCGCAGAATTACAAGCAACCCAAGCCAAGCTTTTAGAACAGGAGCGATTGGCAGCTATTGGTGAATTCGCTGCCATGATTGTGCATGAAATTCGTAATCCCTTAACTACAATGATTATGGGATTAAAGTATTTCCAAAAAACCATTTTAACAGAATCTGCTCAAGAGCGATTAGCGTTGGCATTGACTGAATCTAGTCGTTTGGAGCGTCTGCTAAGTGAAATTTTGCTATACGCCAAACCTCAAGTATTGCAGCTTTGTGAATTAGATGTGAATGAACTAATTCATGAGTTATTGGTATACATTCATGAAATGCCAGAAGCTCTGGAACGAAAAATTGAATTTTTTCCGGTGTTACCTACAGTAAAAGTTTTGGGGGATAAGGACAAACTTAAACAAGTATTTATTAACATTCTTCGTAATGCTTGCGAGGCAGTTGCACCAGGAGATATTGTTAAATGTAAAGTAGATTGTTCTCATATAAATAAAGTCTATATTAATGTCCACAATGGCGGTGAACCAATCCCATCAGAATTTATAAGCAAGCTTTCTCAGCCATTCTTCTCCACAAAACCTTGTGGCACTGGGCTAGGGCTTGCTATTACTAAACGCATCCTCAATGCTCATAATGGAGAACTGTCGATCTGCTCTGACCTCTTAACAGGTACTACTGTGAGTGTTCAATTACCTGTAGTTTCTTTTTAG
- a CDS encoding quercetin 2,3-dioxygenase gives MTVNLQGILQQPGQGSSYWVLGDLYTFKAVGEETSQAYALIEITVQPQNGTPPHIHSHEDEAFYIQEGELEFQLDEQILLATPGTFLHSPKGQLHRFSNIGTKPAKLLCWFTPAGLEKFFMEVGVPVSEKIQLPSISPADIEKALAAASKYGLKIIPPSAASSQV, from the coding sequence ATGACAGTCAATCTACAAGGAATATTACAGCAACCGGGGCAAGGTTCTTCATACTGGGTGCTTGGAGATTTGTATACTTTTAAGGCAGTAGGTGAAGAAACTAGTCAAGCTTATGCTCTAATTGAGATTACCGTTCAACCACAAAACGGCACACCTCCCCACATTCATAGTCACGAAGACGAAGCTTTCTATATTCAAGAGGGAGAATTGGAATTTCAGCTTGATGAGCAGATTCTTTTAGCAACCCCTGGAACCTTTCTCCACTCTCCTAAAGGTCAACTTCACAGATTTTCAAATATCGGTACAAAGCCAGCAAAATTACTTTGCTGGTTCACACCAGCAGGGTTAGAGAAGTTTTTCATGGAAGTAGGTGTGCCAGTCTCAGAGAAAATACAATTACCTAGCATTAGTCCCGCAGATATCGAAAAAGCGTTGGCAGCTGCTTCAAAGTATGGTCTTAAAATTATTCCGCCGTCTGCTGCATCTTCGCAGGTATAA